A part of Larimichthys crocea isolate SSNF chromosome VII, L_crocea_2.0, whole genome shotgun sequence genomic DNA contains:
- the sh3bgr gene encoding SH3 domain-binding glutamic acid-rich protein isoform X3 has translation MVIKVFLASSSGSTAIKKKQQDVVGFLEALKVDYTELDIACNEENRMWMRQNVPSEKKPTNGIPLPPQIFNEGNYCGDYDTFFDAKEDNTVYAFLGLPPPPGSKEAEQADKAHIVENGTHAEETNAEGNLDDSIEVPVEERNGDAHGEEEEGEGGEEEEEEVAEGETADDEATEGDEAPAEEDEAVEEADEITEDTEARAEEEEEEEQEEADDDREEEDLQSEEEEDE, from the exons ATGGTTATCAAAGTATTTCTCGCCTCTTCATCGGGATCCACCGCG ATCAAGAAGAAGCAACAAGATGTGGTCGGCTTCCTGGAGGCTCTTAAAGTGGACTACACTGAGCTGGACATCGCCTGCAACGAGGAGAACCGCATGTGGATGAGGCAGAATGTCCCTTCGGAGAAGAAGCCCACCAATGGCATACCCTTGCCCCCTCAGATCTTCAACGAAGGGAACTACTGCGGG GACTACGACACGTTCTTTGATGCCAAGGAGGACAATACAGTGTATGCCTTCCTCGGGCTGCCCCCTCCCCCTGGGTCTAAG GAAGCAGAACAAGCCGACAAGGCACACATTGTGGAGAACGGGACCCACGCTGAAGAAACTAATGCAGAGGGAAACCTTGATGACTCAATA GAGGTTCCAGTGGAGGAGCGTAACGGGGATGCacatggagaggaggaggaaggtgagggtggcgaggaggaggaggaggaggtagcagagggagagacagcagATGATGAGGCCACGGAAGGAGACGAGGCCCCtgcagaggaggatgaggcAGTGGAAGAAGCAGATGAGATCACAGAAGACACA GAGGCAcgagcagaagaggaagaagaagaagaacag GAAGAAGCTGATGATGACAGG
- the sh3bgr gene encoding SH3 domain-binding glutamic acid-rich protein isoform X1: MVIKVFLASSSGSTAIKKKQQDVVGFLEALKVDYTELDIACNEENRMWMRQNVPSEKKPTNGIPLPPQIFNEGNYCGDYDTFFDAKEDNTVYAFLGLPPPPGSKEAEQADKAHIVENGTHAEETNAEGNLDDSIEVPVEERNGDAHGEEEEGEGGEEEEEEVAEGETADDEATEGDEAPAEEDEAVEEADEITEDTEARAEEEEEEEQEEADDDREEEDLQSEEEEELQQLEEEEDE; encoded by the exons ATGGTTATCAAAGTATTTCTCGCCTCTTCATCGGGATCCACCGCG ATCAAGAAGAAGCAACAAGATGTGGTCGGCTTCCTGGAGGCTCTTAAAGTGGACTACACTGAGCTGGACATCGCCTGCAACGAGGAGAACCGCATGTGGATGAGGCAGAATGTCCCTTCGGAGAAGAAGCCCACCAATGGCATACCCTTGCCCCCTCAGATCTTCAACGAAGGGAACTACTGCGGG GACTACGACACGTTCTTTGATGCCAAGGAGGACAATACAGTGTATGCCTTCCTCGGGCTGCCCCCTCCCCCTGGGTCTAAG GAAGCAGAACAAGCCGACAAGGCACACATTGTGGAGAACGGGACCCACGCTGAAGAAACTAATGCAGAGGGAAACCTTGATGACTCAATA GAGGTTCCAGTGGAGGAGCGTAACGGGGATGCacatggagaggaggaggaaggtgagggtggcgaggaggaggaggaggaggtagcagagggagagacagcagATGATGAGGCCACGGAAGGAGACGAGGCCCCtgcagaggaggatgaggcAGTGGAAGAAGCAGATGAGATCACAGAAGACACA GAGGCAcgagcagaagaggaagaagaagaagaacag GAAGAAGCTGATGATGACAGG
- the sh3bgr gene encoding SH3 domain-binding glutamic acid-rich protein isoform X4 produces the protein MVIKVFLASSSGSTAIKKKQQDVVGFLEALKVDYTELDIACNEENRMWMRQNVPSEKKPTNGIPLPPQIFNEGNYCGDYDTFFDAKEDNTVYAFLGLPPPPGSKEAEQADKAHIVENGTHAEETNAEGNLDDSIEVPVEERNGDAHGEEEEGEGGEEEEEEVAEGETADDEATEGDEAPAEEDEAVEEADEITEDTEARAEEEEEEEQEEADDDREEEDE, from the exons ATGGTTATCAAAGTATTTCTCGCCTCTTCATCGGGATCCACCGCG ATCAAGAAGAAGCAACAAGATGTGGTCGGCTTCCTGGAGGCTCTTAAAGTGGACTACACTGAGCTGGACATCGCCTGCAACGAGGAGAACCGCATGTGGATGAGGCAGAATGTCCCTTCGGAGAAGAAGCCCACCAATGGCATACCCTTGCCCCCTCAGATCTTCAACGAAGGGAACTACTGCGGG GACTACGACACGTTCTTTGATGCCAAGGAGGACAATACAGTGTATGCCTTCCTCGGGCTGCCCCCTCCCCCTGGGTCTAAG GAAGCAGAACAAGCCGACAAGGCACACATTGTGGAGAACGGGACCCACGCTGAAGAAACTAATGCAGAGGGAAACCTTGATGACTCAATA GAGGTTCCAGTGGAGGAGCGTAACGGGGATGCacatggagaggaggaggaaggtgagggtggcgaggaggaggaggaggaggtagcagagggagagacagcagATGATGAGGCCACGGAAGGAGACGAGGCCCCtgcagaggaggatgaggcAGTGGAAGAAGCAGATGAGATCACAGAAGACACA GAGGCAcgagcagaagaggaagaagaagaagaacag GAAGAAGCTGATGATGACAGG
- the sh3bgr gene encoding SH3 domain-binding glutamic acid-rich protein isoform X2, with protein MVIKVFLASSSGSTAIKKKQQDVVGFLEALKVDYTELDIACNEENRMWMRQNVPSEKKPTNGIPLPPQIFNEGNYCGDYDTFFDAKEDNTVYAFLGLPPPPGSKEAEQADKAHIVENGTHAEETNAEGNLDDSIEVPVEERNGDAHGEEEEGEGGEEEEEEVAEGETADDEATEGDEAPAEEDEAVEEADEITEDTEARAEEEEEEEQEEADDDREEEEAEVQEEEEDE; from the exons ATGGTTATCAAAGTATTTCTCGCCTCTTCATCGGGATCCACCGCG ATCAAGAAGAAGCAACAAGATGTGGTCGGCTTCCTGGAGGCTCTTAAAGTGGACTACACTGAGCTGGACATCGCCTGCAACGAGGAGAACCGCATGTGGATGAGGCAGAATGTCCCTTCGGAGAAGAAGCCCACCAATGGCATACCCTTGCCCCCTCAGATCTTCAACGAAGGGAACTACTGCGGG GACTACGACACGTTCTTTGATGCCAAGGAGGACAATACAGTGTATGCCTTCCTCGGGCTGCCCCCTCCCCCTGGGTCTAAG GAAGCAGAACAAGCCGACAAGGCACACATTGTGGAGAACGGGACCCACGCTGAAGAAACTAATGCAGAGGGAAACCTTGATGACTCAATA GAGGTTCCAGTGGAGGAGCGTAACGGGGATGCacatggagaggaggaggaaggtgagggtggcgaggaggaggaggaggaggtagcagagggagagacagcagATGATGAGGCCACGGAAGGAGACGAGGCCCCtgcagaggaggatgaggcAGTGGAAGAAGCAGATGAGATCACAGAAGACACA GAGGCAcgagcagaagaggaagaagaagaagaacag GAAGAAGCTGATGATGACAGG
- the get1 gene encoding guided entry of tail-anchored proteins factor 1 has product MATGCAWFLVLGSVFLCNLMKTLLPTISSLLSKMVQKDAEQESEMRAEIQEMKKEQSSISMMDEFARYARLERKINKMTDKLKTHVKSRTAQQAKMKWVVNIVFYILQAAVMISLIWKYYSDPVTVVPSKWIAPVERLVAFPTGVAGGVGITCWLVVCNKVVTLGLHAIS; this is encoded by the exons ATGGCGACCGGCTGTGCGTGGTTTCTGGTGCTGGGCTCGGTTTTTCTGTGCAACCTTATGAAAACACTCCTGCCGACCATATCATCGCTC CTCTCAAAGATGGTGCAGAAAGATGCTGAGCAGGAGAGCGAGATGAGGGCCGAGATCcaggagatgaagaaggagcAGTCCTCCATTAGCATGATGGATGAGTTTGCCAGATATGCCAGACTGGAGCGCAAGATCAACAAGATGACagacaagctgaaaacacacg TGAAATCAAGAACAGCACAACAAGCCAAAATGAAATGGGTTGTGAACATTGTCTTTTACATACTTCAG GCTGCTGTGATGATCTCTTTGATATGGAAGTATTACTCTGATCCAGTGACAGTAGTCCCCAGTAAATGGATTGCCCCTGTGGAGCGCCTTGTTGCCTTCCCAACAGGAGTTGCAG gtGGAGTGGGAATCACATGCTGGCTGGTGGTTTGCAACAAAGTAGTCACACTGGGTCTTCATGCCATCAGCTAG
- the hmgn1a gene encoding non-histone chromosomal protein HMG-14A-like, with the protein MGRKKSGDTDASPVPRRHSARLKRLSQTEPEPQPEKKKAPPKSKKAKEVKAKPEEEKKEEPQAEKEEAPAENGEAKAEEPAAAADEADEKEDEAEEEKAE; encoded by the exons ATGGGAAGGAAAAAA TCTGGTGATACAGATGCAAGTCCAGTG CCAAGGAGACATTCTGCGCGGTTGAAA AGGCTGAGCCAGACAGAGCCAGAACCACagccagaaaagaaaaag GCGCCTCCCAAGAGCAAAAAGGCGAAAGAGGTAAAGGCCAAaccggaggaggagaagaaagaagaaccTCAGGCTGAGAAAGAAGAGGCTCCTGCAGAAAACGGGGAGGCCAAAGCTGAGGAG cctgctgcagcagcagatgaggCAGACGAAAAGGAGGACGAGGCCGAAGAGGAAAAAGCAGAGTAG